A stretch of the Flavobacterium sp. 5 genome encodes the following:
- a CDS encoding site-specific tyrosine recombinase yields the protein MNWGTHIKNYQSYLKIERGLSKNTIDNYSFDIERLCQFLTQNSIQVSPIAINEEVLQQFIYSVSKEVNPRSQARIISGLKSFFSYLIFEDLRNDSPLELIESPKTGRKLPDTLAVTEIDALISAIDLSSNEGERNRALLETMYGCGLRVSELVALKISDLFFEEGFLKITGKGNKQRFVPVGELTQKYMETYKNNVRVHVNIQKGFEDILFLNRRGRQLTRAMIFTIIKDLAVKINLNKSISPHTFRHSFATHLLENGADLRSIQLMLGHESITTTEIYVHLDRKYLTEVMNAYHPRK from the coding sequence ATGAATTGGGGAACTCACATAAAAAATTATCAGTCATATCTTAAAATTGAAAGAGGTTTATCTAAGAATACGATAGATAATTATTCCTTTGATATTGAGCGGTTGTGCCAATTTCTGACTCAAAATTCGATTCAGGTTTCTCCTATAGCCATTAATGAAGAAGTTCTCCAGCAATTTATTTATTCAGTTTCCAAAGAAGTAAATCCGAGATCTCAAGCTAGAATTATTTCTGGGCTAAAAAGTTTTTTTTCGTATTTAATTTTTGAAGATTTAAGAAATGATAGTCCTTTGGAATTAATAGAATCTCCAAAGACTGGGCGTAAATTACCAGATACTTTGGCTGTTACCGAAATTGATGCACTTATCTCAGCAATCGATTTGAGTTCTAACGAAGGGGAGCGTAATAGAGCTTTGTTAGAAACTATGTATGGTTGTGGTCTTCGGGTTTCAGAATTAGTTGCCTTAAAAATATCTGATTTATTTTTTGAAGAAGGATTTCTTAAAATTACGGGAAAAGGCAATAAACAGCGTTTTGTACCAGTAGGTGAATTGACTCAAAAATATATGGAGACGTATAAAAATAATGTACGGGTTCATGTGAATATTCAAAAAGGATTTGAAGATATATTGTTTTTGAATAGGAGGGGAAGACAATTAACAAGAGCTATGATTTTTACGATTATTAAAGATTTGGCAGTAAAAATTAATTTGAATAAGAGTATAAGTCCTCATACTTTTCGACATTCATTTGCTACCCATTTATTAGAAAATGGAGCTGATTTACGTTCTATTCAGTTAATGCTTGGTCATGAATCGATTACTACCACAGAGATTTATGTTCATTTGGATAGAAAGTATTTAACCGAAGTTATGAATGCCTATCATCCACGAAAGTAA
- a CDS encoding DUF5686 and carboxypeptidase regulatory-like domain-containing protein, giving the protein MKNALLYFLLLSSFYVTSQIKGTVTDEKGNPLPLINVFEENTYNGTTTNEQGKYQLHLKSSGNKIVFQYLGFKTQKIAIPIENFTLPLDVKMAEESYSLNEVVINTKDNPANAIIKKAIANKKENTNKTARFKADFYSRGIFKLKNAPKKILGQKIGDLNGALDSTGTGIISLSETFSKIIFEKPNNLKEVVTASKVSGDNKGYAYNTARSSFYDFYDNTINFGINMISPIADNAFNYYKYKLESTFVDENNQTINKIKVIAKRDKEPVFEGYIYITDNSYSIYAVDLDIKGYRMQEEVIDVMTLKQNFSYNKTNKIWAKNTQSIDFNAGIFGIKFNGKYTYVYSNYEFVDSFDKKTFTNEITSVEIDSNKKDTIFWNTNRPIPLTQEESNDYIKKDSIHNVRNSKKYLDSIDKKNNKFKFFDPITGYSYHNSAKKYSWRYNGLLDFSSLSFNTVQGWNFSSGFSYSDWKKEDEGKRTNIDLNINYGFSDDRLRVKGKYWHQLNNQNYANFTLSGGSTVAQFNREEPISPFINSISTLFFKDNYIKLYNLEFAEFEYGEDVANGVHINGKISYEQRKPLFNTTDFSFFNKGDIFSSNNPLDPTDYTNSGFEKHKLAKLDLHAKINFGNKYSSRPDGKYNIRNEKYPTLYVGFEKGFAGSEKKYEFDQINAQLKYNHTFGNKGNFGLNIKTGKFFNADEISFVDYQHFNGNQTFIDLSDKYLNAFGLMPYYTNSTNDSYFELHTEHNDKGYIMNKIPLLNLLKSNLVVGYHLLAIPNQNPYSEYSAGLDNLGFGKLKIFRVNYVRSYQNGFQKDGVVFGLKFMN; this is encoded by the coding sequence ATGAAAAACGCTCTTTTGTACTTTTTACTATTATCTTCTTTTTATGTCACTTCCCAAATAAAAGGCACTGTTACTGACGAAAAAGGGAATCCGTTGCCTCTGATCAATGTTTTTGAAGAGAATACCTATAACGGAACTACTACAAACGAGCAAGGAAAGTATCAACTTCATCTAAAATCTAGTGGTAATAAAATTGTTTTTCAATATTTAGGTTTTAAAACTCAAAAAATAGCTATCCCGATTGAAAACTTTACCTTACCATTAGATGTAAAAATGGCTGAAGAAAGCTACTCTCTTAATGAAGTAGTAATTAACACAAAAGATAATCCCGCAAACGCAATCATAAAAAAAGCAATTGCCAACAAAAAAGAAAATACTAATAAAACGGCAAGGTTTAAAGCCGATTTTTATTCAAGAGGAATTTTCAAACTAAAAAATGCTCCCAAAAAAATACTCGGTCAGAAAATTGGTGATTTGAATGGAGCCTTAGACTCAACTGGAACAGGTATTATTTCTTTGTCTGAAACATTTTCTAAAATCATTTTTGAAAAACCTAACAATTTAAAAGAAGTTGTTACTGCATCAAAAGTTAGCGGAGACAACAAAGGATATGCTTATAATACCGCCAGATCTTCCTTTTATGATTTTTATGACAATACTATAAATTTTGGCATTAATATGATTTCGCCCATTGCAGACAATGCTTTCAACTATTATAAATACAAACTAGAGAGCACTTTTGTAGACGAAAACAATCAAACAATCAATAAGATAAAAGTTATTGCCAAGAGAGATAAAGAGCCTGTTTTTGAAGGTTATATCTATATCACAGATAACTCCTATTCTATTTATGCGGTAGATTTGGACATAAAAGGGTATCGAATGCAGGAAGAAGTTATCGATGTAATGACATTGAAGCAAAACTTCAGCTACAATAAAACCAACAAAATTTGGGCTAAAAACACCCAAAGCATTGATTTTAATGCAGGAATATTTGGAATCAAATTCAATGGTAAATACACTTATGTTTACAGCAATTATGAATTTGTAGATTCTTTCGATAAAAAAACATTTACCAACGAAATCACTAGTGTCGAAATCGATTCAAACAAAAAAGATACTATTTTCTGGAACACCAACAGACCCATTCCGCTAACACAGGAAGAAAGCAATGATTATATTAAAAAAGACAGTATACACAACGTTCGCAACTCCAAAAAATATTTAGATTCGATTGACAAAAAAAATAACAAGTTTAAGTTTTTCGATCCCATTACTGGCTACAGCTACCATAACAGTGCAAAAAAATATTCTTGGAGATATAACGGCTTACTAGACTTTAGCTCTTTAAGTTTTAATACCGTGCAAGGCTGGAACTTTAGTTCTGGTTTCTCCTATTCTGACTGGAAGAAAGAAGATGAAGGAAAGCGAACTAACATAGATTTAAATATTAATTATGGGTTTTCTGATGATCGTTTGCGAGTTAAGGGTAAATATTGGCATCAGTTGAACAATCAAAATTATGCAAATTTCACCCTTTCGGGAGGAAGCACGGTTGCACAATTTAATAGAGAAGAGCCTATTAGTCCCTTTATAAACTCTATCAGCACTTTGTTTTTCAAAGACAACTACATAAAGCTTTATAATTTAGAATTTGCCGAATTTGAGTATGGCGAAGATGTAGCAAATGGGGTTCATATAAACGGAAAAATTAGCTATGAGCAACGAAAACCTTTATTCAACACCACAGATTTTTCATTTTTTAACAAGGGTGATATATTTTCATCCAATAACCCATTAGACCCAACTGATTATACCAATTCAGGTTTTGAAAAACATAAATTGGCTAAATTGGATTTGCATGCAAAAATCAATTTCGGAAATAAATACTCCTCAAGACCCGACGGAAAGTATAATATTAGAAATGAAAAATATCCCACTTTATACGTAGGTTTTGAAAAAGGATTTGCTGGAAGCGAAAAAAAATATGAGTTTGATCAAATTAATGCACAACTAAAATACAACCATACTTTTGGGAATAAAGGAAATTTTGGATTAAATATAAAGACTGGAAAATTCTTTAATGCCGATGAAATTTCGTTTGTAGATTACCAACATTTTAACGGAAACCAAACCTTTATAGACTTATCTGATAAATATTTAAATGCTTTTGGTTTGATGCCTTACTACACGAATAGCACTAATGATAGTTATTTTGAATTGCATACGGAGCACAATGACAAAGGCTATATAATGAATAAAATTCCTTTACTAAATCTATTAAAATCGAACTTGGTGGTTGGCTATCACTTACTGGCTATTCCAAATCAAAACCCATACTCGGAGTATAGCGCGGGTCTGGACAATCTAGGCTTTGGTAAACTTAAAATATTTAGAGTGAATTATGTGCGTTCCTATCAAAACGGTTTCCAAAAAGACGGTGTCGTTTTTGGATTGAAATTCATGAATTAG
- a CDS encoding outer membrane beta-barrel protein, with translation MKKIILSAIAVFAFGFANAQEGTAGFAKGDLFISGAVGISSSKTGDFKESEFNFVPRVGYFATNNIAVGATIGFNSQKETNEFGNDQELSTIGFGVFGRYYATPASNFSLFGELGINYASAKFDDGIDGTEDGKANGFNIAVAPGVSYFVSKHFAFEASIGILSYGSIKPDADGAEATKTFQLGLGLEDLTMGLVYKF, from the coding sequence ATGAAAAAGATTATTTTATCAGCGATTGCTGTATTCGCATTTGGATTTGCAAATGCTCAAGAAGGAACTGCAGGATTTGCAAAAGGGGATTTGTTTATTTCTGGCGCAGTAGGTATTTCTTCATCAAAAACTGGAGATTTTAAAGAGAGTGAGTTTAATTTTGTTCCAAGAGTTGGTTATTTTGCAACTAATAATATTGCAGTTGGTGCTACTATTGGTTTTAATTCACAAAAAGAAACTAATGAGTTTGGTAACGATCAAGAATTAAGTACAATTGGTTTTGGAGTATTTGGTAGATATTATGCTACTCCGGCTTCAAATTTTTCTTTATTTGGTGAATTAGGAATTAACTATGCAAGTGCTAAATTTGATGATGGTATTGATGGTACTGAAGATGGAAAAGCTAATGGTTTTAATATTGCAGTAGCTCCAGGTGTTAGTTATTTTGTATCTAAACATTTTGCTTTTGAAGCTTCGATAGGTATTTTGAGCTATGGTTCTATTAAGCCAGATGCAGATGGTGCTGAAGCTACAAAAACTTTCCAATTAGGTTTAGGTCTTGAAGATTTAACTATGGGTCTTGTTTACAAATTCTAA
- the aroQ gene encoding type II 3-dehydroquinate dehydratase has protein sequence MKIAILNGPNLNLLGKREPEIYGSQTFEDYFEILKTKFPQLELIYYQSNIEGELIGKIQELGFTYNGIILNAGAYTHTSVGIGDAIKAITTPVIEVHISNTYGRESFRHQSYISGNAKGVILGFGMKSYDLAIQSFL, from the coding sequence ATGAAAATCGCCATCCTTAATGGTCCAAACTTAAATCTACTTGGAAAAAGAGAACCAGAAATTTATGGTTCTCAAACATTTGAAGATTATTTTGAAATTTTAAAAACCAAATTCCCTCAATTAGAATTAATTTATTACCAAAGTAATATTGAAGGCGAATTAATTGGTAAAATTCAAGAATTGGGATTTACTTATAATGGAATAATTCTTAATGCTGGTGCCTATACTCATACTTCTGTTGGAATTGGTGATGCTATAAAAGCAATAACCACTCCTGTAATCGAAGTGCATATCTCAAACACTTATGGACGCGAAAGCTTCAGACATCAATCCTATATTTCAGGAAATGCCAAAGGTGTTATTTTAGGTTTCGGAATGAAAAGTTACGACTTAGCAATCCAGTCATTTTTGTAA